One window of Gloeothece citriformis PCC 7424 genomic DNA carries:
- a CDS encoding Uma2 family endonuclease, whose product MITYNLNLEPIGKITDEQFYQLCRKNPDVNFERNARGELIIMPPTGGETGNRNAELITEFGIWNRQKNLGKIFDSNTCFKLPNGADRAPDLSWIRLERWNELTIEEREKFPPIVPDFVLELMSPSDSLKDTQEKMEEYQANGVKLGWLIVRKLQRVEIYRQGQNKEILDNPKFLYGEDVLPDFILDLGMVW is encoded by the coding sequence ATGATTACTTATAATCTTAATTTAGAACCTATTGGTAAAATCACTGATGAGCAATTTTATCAACTTTGTCGCAAAAACCCTGATGTGAATTTTGAGCGTAATGCTAGGGGAGAGTTAATTATTATGCCACCGACTGGGGGAGAAACGGGAAACCGCAATGCTGAATTAATAACTGAGTTTGGGATCTGGAATCGTCAAAAAAATCTAGGGAAAATTTTTGATTCTAATACTTGTTTTAAGTTACCTAATGGAGCAGATCGTGCCCCAGATTTGTCTTGGATTAGGTTAGAAAGATGGAACGAATTAACTATAGAAGAACGGGAAAAATTTCCTCCAATTGTGCCTGATTTTGTTTTGGAGTTGATGTCTCCCAGTGATAGTTTAAAGGATACACAGGAGAAAATGGAAGAATATCAAGCCAATGGAGTTAAGTTAGGCTGGTTGATTGTGAGAAAGTTACAAAGAGTTGAGATTTATCGCCAAGGACAAAATAAAGAAATTTTAGACAATCCAAAATTTTTATATGGGGAAGATGTTTTACCTGATTTTATTTTAGATTTAGGAATGGTTTGGTAG